A region from the Brassica napus cultivar Da-Ae chromosome C8, Da-Ae, whole genome shotgun sequence genome encodes:
- the LOC106368887 gene encoding protein ROH1-like — MPATDFQGSFGRSLLTLRRDQADSNHHHQPQNTMEAELDSFQRQVAEKFIDLNASAGENNLLSLDWISKLLDSFLCCQEEFRAIIFNHRSQISAPPMDRILSDYFERSIKALDVCNAIRDGIEQIRQWQKLSDIVISALDSHRPVGEGQLRRAKKALIDLAIGMLDEKDHSSATSLAHRNRSFGRAKDNHNHHRSFGHFRSLSWSVSRSWSASKQLQALANNLNTPKPNDVAASNGLAVPVYTMTSVLLFVMWVLVAAIPCQDRGLQVNFSVPRHYQWAVPVMSLHDKIVEESKRRDRKNCCGLLKEIDRIEKSSRVMNELVDSIQFPLSEEKESEVKQRVEELVEVHEGLKKGLDPFERKVREVFHRIVRGRTESLDSLC; from the coding sequence ATGCCAGCTACGGACTTTCAAGGATCATTCGGAAGGTCGTTACTAACTTTACGGCGAGACCAAGCCGACTCTAACCACCACCACCAGCCACAAAACACCATGGAAGCTGAGCTAGATTCTTTCCAAAGACAAGTCGCCGAGAAGTTCATCGATCTCAACGCCTCCGCCGGAGAAAACAACCTCCTCTCCCTAGACTGGATCAGCAAGCTTCTCGACTCCTTCCTATGTTGCCAAGAAGAGTTCCGAGCCATCATCTTCAACCACCGCTCGCAGATCTCCGCACCTCCGATGGATCGCATCCTCTCCGATTACTTCGAACGGAGCATCAAAGCCCTCGACGTCTGCAACGCGATCCGCGACGGAATCGAGCAGATCCGCCAGTGGCAGAAACTCTCCGACATCGTCATCTCCGCTTTAGACAGCCACCGTCCCGTCGGAGAAGGTCAGCTCCGGCGAGCTAAGAAGGCTCTGATCGATTTAGCGATCGGAATGCTCGACGAGAAAGATCATTCTTCCGCGACGAGTCTAGCTCATCGTAACCGTTCTTTCGGTAGAGCCAAAGACAATCATAACCACCACCGTTCGTTCGGACATTTCAGATCTCTGTCGTGGAGCGTGTCTAGATCGTGGTCGGCTTCTAAGCAGTTACAAGCCTTGGCTAACAACTTAAACACGCCTAAACCAAACGACGTCGCGGCGAGTAACGGTTTAGCTGTACCGGTTTACACCATGACTTCGGTTCTGTTGTTTGTGATGTGGGTTTTGGTCGCTGCGATTCCTTGTCAAGACCGTGGGTTGCAAGTGAACTTCTCTGTGCCGAGGCATTACCAGTGGGCGGTTCCGGTTATGTCGCTGCACGATAAGATCGTGGAGGAGTCCAAGAGGAGAGATAGGAAGAATTGTTGTGGGTTGCTTAAGGAGATTGATAGGATTGAGAAGAGTTCGAGGGTGATGAACGAGCTGGTCGATTCGATTCAGTTTCCGTTGAGTGAGGAGAAGGAGAGTGAGGTGAAGCAGAGGGTGGAGGAGCTTGTGGAGGTTCATGAGGGTTTGAAGAAGGGGTTGGATCCGTTTGAGAGGAAAGTAAGAGAAGTTTTTCATCGGATTGTGAGAGGCAGAACCGAGAGTCTTGACTCTCTTTGTTAA